The Balaenoptera acutorostrata chromosome 15, mBalAcu1.1, whole genome shotgun sequence genome contains a region encoding:
- the SLC17A9 gene encoding solute carrier family 17 member 9 isoform X3, with translation MTFSRVLTGLLQGVYFPALTSLLSQKVRESERAFTYSTVGAGSQFGTLVTGAVGSLLLDWYGWPSVFYFSGGLTLLWVCYVYRCLLGEKDLILALGVLAQGLPVSRHTKVPWRQLFRKPSVWAAIISQLSAACSFFILLSWLPTFFKETFPGSKGWVFNVVPWLVAIPASLFSGLLSDRLINQGYRTITVRKFMQVMGLGLSSVFALCLGHTSSFCKSVVFASASIGLQTFNHSGISVNIQDLAPSCAGFLFGVANTAGALAGRRSRGRVPGWLPHRDHGLLDVCVQPGGSHQQPRAMHLPGAREGPAGGPEPRPRGPLADRPTVAEDPAPSASGTALSSEAPCSRPRREQRVSLSPQEGAVRRPRPRG, from the exons ATGACCTTCTCTCGCGTCCTCACGGGCTTGCTCCAAG GGGTTTACTTCCCTGCGCTGACCAGCCTGCTGTCTCAGAAGGTGCGGGAGAGCGAGCGAGCCTTCACCTACAGCACCGTGGGGGCCGGCTCCCAGTTTGG GACGCTGGTGACGGGGGCCGTGGGCTCCCTGCTCCTGGACTGGTACGGCTGGCCGAGCGTCTTCTATTTCTCGGGTGGGCTCACCCTGCTGTGGGTGTGTTACGTGTACAGGTGTCTGCTGGGTGAGAAAG ATCTCATCCTGGCCTTGGGCGTCCTGGCGCAGGGCCTGCCGGTGTCCAGACACACCAAGGTGCCCTGGAGACAGCTCTTCCGAAAGCCTTCTGTCTG GGCGGCCATCATCTCCCAGCTCTCGGCGGCCTGCTCCTTCTTCATCCTCCTCTCCTGGCTGCCGACCTTCTTTAAGGAGACCTTCCCCGGCTCCAAG GGCTGGGTCTTCAACGTGGTGCCCTGGCTGGTGGCCATTCCTGCCAGTCTGTTCAGCGGGCTTCTCTCAGACCGTCTCATCAATCAGG GTTACAGGACCATCACTGTGCGGAAGTTCATGCAG GTGATGGGCCTCGGCCTGTCCAGCGTTTTTGCCCTGTGTTTGGGCCACACCTCGAGCTTTTGTAAGTCTGTGGTCTTTGCATCGGCCTCCATCGGCCTCCAGACCTTCAACCACAG CGGCATTTCCGTTAATATCCAGGACCTGGCCCCGTCCTGTGCTGGCTTCCTGTTTG GTGTGGCCAACACAGCTGGGGCTTTGGCAG GGCGCAGGAGTCGTGGGCGTGTGCCTGGGTGGCTACCTCATCGAGACCACGGGCTCCTGGACGTCTGTGTTCAACCTGGCGGCAGCCATCAGCAGCCTCGGGCTATGCACCTTCCTGGTGCTCGGGAAGGCCCAGCGGGTGGACCTGAGCCCCGCCCACGAGGACCTCTAGCCGACCGGCCCACTGTCGCCGAGGACCCAGCGCCATCAGCCTCGGGGACAGCGCTCAGCTCAGAGGCCCCCTGCTCCCGGCCCAGGCGTGAGCAGAGGGTGAGCCTCAGCCCACAGGAGGGTGCTGTCCGGCGCCCCCGCCCTCGCGGGTAG
- the SLC17A9 gene encoding solute carrier family 17 member 9 isoform X1 yields the protein MQPAPDEARRDAAEDAQWSRPECQVWTGALLLGTCLLYCARASMPVCAATMSQDFGWNKKEAGVVLSSFFWGYCLTQVVGGHLGDRIGGEKVILLSASAWGFITAATPLLSHLGSAHLAFMTFSRVLTGLLQGVYFPALTSLLSQKVRESERAFTYSTVGAGSQFGTLVTGAVGSLLLDWYGWPSVFYFSGGLTLLWVCYVYRCLLGEKDLILALGVLAQGLPVSRHTKVPWRQLFRKPSVWAAIISQLSAACSFFILLSWLPTFFKETFPGSKGWVFNVVPWLVAIPASLFSGLLSDRLINQGYRTITVRKFMQVMGLGLSSVFALCLGHTSSFCKSVVFASASIGLQTFNHSGISVNIQDLAPSCAGFLFGVANTAGALAGRRSRGRVPGWLPHRDHGLLDVCVQPGGSHQQPRAMHLPGAREGPAGGPEPRPRGPLADRPTVAEDPAPSASGTALSSEAPCSRPRREQRVSLSPQEGAVRRPRPRG from the exons ATGCAGCCAGCCCCGGACGAGGCCCGCAGGGACGCGGCCGAGGACGCCCAGTGGTCCAG ACCCGAGTGCCAGGTGTGGACAGGGGCGCTGCTTCTGGGGACATGCCTGCTGTACTGCGCCCGCGCCAGCATGCCCGTCTGTGCCGCCACCATGAGCCAGGACTTCGGCTGGAACAAGAAAGAGGCCGGTGTCGTGCTCAGCAGCTTCTTCTGGGGCTACTGCCTGACTCAGGTGGTGGGTGGCCACCTGGGGGACCG GATCGGGGGTGAGAAGGTCATCCTGCTGTCGGCTTCCGCCTGGGGCTTCATCACCGCCGCCACCCCGCTGCTCTCCCACCTCGGCAGCGCCCACCTGGCCTTCATGACCTTCTCTCGCGTCCTCACGGGCTTGCTCCAAG GGGTTTACTTCCCTGCGCTGACCAGCCTGCTGTCTCAGAAGGTGCGGGAGAGCGAGCGAGCCTTCACCTACAGCACCGTGGGGGCCGGCTCCCAGTTTGG GACGCTGGTGACGGGGGCCGTGGGCTCCCTGCTCCTGGACTGGTACGGCTGGCCGAGCGTCTTCTATTTCTCGGGTGGGCTCACCCTGCTGTGGGTGTGTTACGTGTACAGGTGTCTGCTGGGTGAGAAAG ATCTCATCCTGGCCTTGGGCGTCCTGGCGCAGGGCCTGCCGGTGTCCAGACACACCAAGGTGCCCTGGAGACAGCTCTTCCGAAAGCCTTCTGTCTG GGCGGCCATCATCTCCCAGCTCTCGGCGGCCTGCTCCTTCTTCATCCTCCTCTCCTGGCTGCCGACCTTCTTTAAGGAGACCTTCCCCGGCTCCAAG GGCTGGGTCTTCAACGTGGTGCCCTGGCTGGTGGCCATTCCTGCCAGTCTGTTCAGCGGGCTTCTCTCAGACCGTCTCATCAATCAGG GTTACAGGACCATCACTGTGCGGAAGTTCATGCAG GTGATGGGCCTCGGCCTGTCCAGCGTTTTTGCCCTGTGTTTGGGCCACACCTCGAGCTTTTGTAAGTCTGTGGTCTTTGCATCGGCCTCCATCGGCCTCCAGACCTTCAACCACAG CGGCATTTCCGTTAATATCCAGGACCTGGCCCCGTCCTGTGCTGGCTTCCTGTTTG GTGTGGCCAACACAGCTGGGGCTTTGGCAG GGCGCAGGAGTCGTGGGCGTGTGCCTGGGTGGCTACCTCATCGAGACCACGGGCTCCTGGACGTCTGTGTTCAACCTGGCGGCAGCCATCAGCAGCCTCGGGCTATGCACCTTCCTGGTGCTCGGGAAGGCCCAGCGGGTGGACCTGAGCCCCGCCCACGAGGACCTCTAGCCGACCGGCCCACTGTCGCCGAGGACCCAGCGCCATCAGCCTCGGGGACAGCGCTCAGCTCAGAGGCCCCCTGCTCCCGGCCCAGGCGTGAGCAGAGGGTGAGCCTCAGCCCACAGGAGGGTGCTGTCCGGCGCCCCCGCCCTCGCGGGTAG
- the SLC17A9 gene encoding solute carrier family 17 member 9 isoform X2 — protein sequence MQPAPDEARRDAAEDAQWSRPECQVWTGALLLGTCLLYCARASMPVCAATMSQDFGWNKKEAGVVLSSFFWGYCLTQVVGGHLGDRIGGEKVILLSASAWGFITAATPLLSHLGSAHLAFMTFSRVLTGLLQGVYFPALTSLLSQKVRESERAFTYSTVGAGSQFGTLVTGAVGSLLLDWYGWPSVFYFSGGLTLLWVCYVYRCLLGEKDLILALGVLAQGLPVSRHTKVPWRQLFRKPSVWAAIISQLSAACSFFILLSWLPTFFKETFPGSKGWVFNVVPWLVAIPASLFSGLLSDRLINQGYRTITVRKFMQVMGLGLSSVFALCLGHTSSFCKSVVFASASIGLQTFNHSGISVNIQDLAPSCAGFLFGVANTAGALAGVVGVCLGGYLIETTGSWTSVFNLAAAISSLGLCTFLVLGKAQRVDLSPAHEDL from the exons ATGCAGCCAGCCCCGGACGAGGCCCGCAGGGACGCGGCCGAGGACGCCCAGTGGTCCAG ACCCGAGTGCCAGGTGTGGACAGGGGCGCTGCTTCTGGGGACATGCCTGCTGTACTGCGCCCGCGCCAGCATGCCCGTCTGTGCCGCCACCATGAGCCAGGACTTCGGCTGGAACAAGAAAGAGGCCGGTGTCGTGCTCAGCAGCTTCTTCTGGGGCTACTGCCTGACTCAGGTGGTGGGTGGCCACCTGGGGGACCG GATCGGGGGTGAGAAGGTCATCCTGCTGTCGGCTTCCGCCTGGGGCTTCATCACCGCCGCCACCCCGCTGCTCTCCCACCTCGGCAGCGCCCACCTGGCCTTCATGACCTTCTCTCGCGTCCTCACGGGCTTGCTCCAAG GGGTTTACTTCCCTGCGCTGACCAGCCTGCTGTCTCAGAAGGTGCGGGAGAGCGAGCGAGCCTTCACCTACAGCACCGTGGGGGCCGGCTCCCAGTTTGG GACGCTGGTGACGGGGGCCGTGGGCTCCCTGCTCCTGGACTGGTACGGCTGGCCGAGCGTCTTCTATTTCTCGGGTGGGCTCACCCTGCTGTGGGTGTGTTACGTGTACAGGTGTCTGCTGGGTGAGAAAG ATCTCATCCTGGCCTTGGGCGTCCTGGCGCAGGGCCTGCCGGTGTCCAGACACACCAAGGTGCCCTGGAGACAGCTCTTCCGAAAGCCTTCTGTCTG GGCGGCCATCATCTCCCAGCTCTCGGCGGCCTGCTCCTTCTTCATCCTCCTCTCCTGGCTGCCGACCTTCTTTAAGGAGACCTTCCCCGGCTCCAAG GGCTGGGTCTTCAACGTGGTGCCCTGGCTGGTGGCCATTCCTGCCAGTCTGTTCAGCGGGCTTCTCTCAGACCGTCTCATCAATCAGG GTTACAGGACCATCACTGTGCGGAAGTTCATGCAG GTGATGGGCCTCGGCCTGTCCAGCGTTTTTGCCCTGTGTTTGGGCCACACCTCGAGCTTTTGTAAGTCTGTGGTCTTTGCATCGGCCTCCATCGGCCTCCAGACCTTCAACCACAG CGGCATTTCCGTTAATATCCAGGACCTGGCCCCGTCCTGTGCTGGCTTCCTGTTTG GTGTGGCCAACACAGCTGGGGCTTTGGCAG GAGTCGTGGGCGTGTGCCTGGGTGGCTACCTCATCGAGACCACGGGCTCCTGGACGTCTGTGTTCAACCTGGCGGCAGCCATCAGCAGCCTCGGGCTATGCACCTTCCTGGTGCTCGGGAAGGCCCAGCGGGTGGACCTGAGCCCCGCCCACGAGGACCTCTAG